The sequence below is a genomic window from Nostoc flagelliforme CCNUN1.
TTTAGAATTAGGCGGGGATTCGCTTCTCAGTATTCAGATTACCGCTAGAGCCAACAAAGCAGGATTGCGGTTTACTAATCAGCATTTGTTTGAATACCCAACTATTGGACAATTAGCAGAAATAGCAGACAGAACTCAAACTGTCTTCAGTGAACAGGGATTAGTGGAAGGAAAACTGCCTTTAACACCGATTCAGCACTGGTTTTTTGAGCAGAATTTAGTTGATGCACACCACTGGAATCAAACAGTTGTGTTAGAAGTGCAACAATCTCTGAACCTGGTGTTCTTGGAACAAGTGATTCAGCATTTACTGATTCATCATGATGCTTTACGTCTGCGTTTTAGAGAAGAAGGATCAGGTTGGCAACAAATAAATGCTAGTTCTGATGAAGTTGTACCATTTGAACAAATAGATTTATCAGGACTGTTACCGCAGCAGCAAGAACAGGCGTTTGAGGCAGCTGCTATGAAAATACAAGCGAGTCTGAATCTGACTTCTGGCCCAATTGTGCGGATTGCCTTATTTGATTTTGGAACCCATCAACCAAGCCGGATACTGTTGGCGATTCACCATTTGGCCATTGATGTTGGTTCTTGGCGAATTTTGCTAGAAGATTTGGAGACTGCATACCAACAACTAAGCCAAGGGCAAGCAATTAAGCTACAGTCGAAGACGACTTCATTTAAACAGTGGGCTTTGCGGCTAACTGAGTACGCCCAGTCGATTGAATTACAAAGAGAACAGGTTTATTGGTTAGCAGCTGAACGTGACTGGTTATTACCTTTGCCAGTAGATTATGCGGATGGTGCTAATACTGTAGAATCGGCTGATACTATTTCTGTAATCTTGAATATGCCAGAAACGCAAGCATTACAGGAAGAAATTGCTGCCACATATCGAGTCCAAACGGATGATGTGTTACTTGCTGGTTTAGCACAAGCATTTAGTAAATGGACTGGTAAGCAATCATTGCTGGTTGACTTAGAGGGAAATGGCAGAGATGTAATTTTCGATGATATTGATTTATCCCATACAGTAGGCTGGTTTACCAATATCGCCCCCATATTATTGGAAATTGGGGAGACTGAAGAAACTGGGGAAATCTTAAAGCAGGTGAAAGAGCAAATTCGTAGTTTCCCAAATCAGGGTTTGGGTTATGGTGTCTTACGCTATTTGAGTGGCGATGAGATTATTACCGAAAAATTGCGATCGCTACAACAAGCAGAGGTACTTTTTCTTTACCTTGGCAACTACGAGCAAACTGTACCTGAGTCTTCTTTATTCAACTTATCGCCAAAATCTAGCGGTTTGTCTCGCAGTTCACGTACACAACGCAGCCATCTCATAGAAATTAATGCCTTGATAGTCCAAGAACAACTCAAAATCGATTGGATTTACAGCCAAAACATCCATCAACGGCAGACTATCGAGAGTTTAGCTCAAGATTTTAAAACAGCATTACTTTCTCTAATTACTGGTAGTCAGTCTTCTACAGTGCCAAACTATACGCCTTCAGACTTTACTGAATTTGAATCTAGCCAATGGAATCAAGACGACATTGAAAATATTTTGGCAGCCATTAATCAAGTTACAAGTTAAATAAATTGGAACGTGTAAACCATAATATTGATAGAGCCAATCACGATGTTAGTAGCCAAAAAATCAACTCCTTTTTTCCAAAAATTGCAGCATCAAATTATGTCATTCCTCTACCGAAATGACTTACAAAAATTATTACCTCTTTATAGTAGTAAATGGAACCCTCATTTATTTGGTCAGCATTACCAAGAGCATTTTGCACCACTGAGAAATAAAAACTTGAAAATTTTAGAAATTGGTGTAGGAGGTTATGAAGATCCTTATTCTGGTGGCGATTCCTTGAGAATGTGGAAGCAGTATTTTCCCAATAGTATGATTTATGGGATGGATATTGTAGATAAAAAGGTTTTGGAGGAAGACCGGATTAAAATTTTTCAAGGTAGCCAAGATGATGAAATATTTCTCAATAAAGTTGTAGCTGAAACTGGTAAATTTGATATTATTATTGATGATGGTAGTCATCGTAATGACCATGTAATTAAAACATTTAAAATTTTGTTTCCAGAATTGAATAATGGCGGAATCTATGTAGTAGAAGATACGCATACATCTTATATACCAAGTTACGAGAATTGGTCAAATTTCTGCAAGGATGATGTTGCTCCTCATTGGACAGAATATGGTGGCAGTTTGGATTTGTATGACCAAAAGACTATGATGAATTTCTTCAAAAGACTAGTTGATTGCTTGAGCCACCAAGAATTTCTTCATCCAGGGTACACTCCTAACTATTTTGATAAGCATATTGTCGGAATACATTTTTACCGCAATCAAGTTTTTATATATAAAGGGGATAACACAGCACCAGGCAATGTAGTTGAGAACAATACTTTAAGACCTGAATTTTTAAAAGAAATAGGTATAAATTCATTAGCAGATTTGGGGTTAGAATTTACTGCTATCGATGATCCAACAACCCTGTAAAAATATATTCAGCAACTCTCTTACAAGCATCAATAAAA
It includes:
- a CDS encoding class I SAM-dependent methyltransferase, producing MLVAKKSTPFFQKLQHQIMSFLYRNDLQKLLPLYSSKWNPHLFGQHYQEHFAPLRNKNLKILEIGVGGYEDPYSGGDSLRMWKQYFPNSMIYGMDIVDKKVLEEDRIKIFQGSQDDEIFLNKVVAETGKFDIIIDDGSHRNDHVIKTFKILFPELNNGGIYVVEDTHTSYIPSYENWSNFCKDDVAPHWTEYGGSLDLYDQKTMMNFFKRLVDCLSHQEFLHPGYTPNYFDKHIVGIHFYRNQVFIYKGDNTAPGNVVENNTLRPEFLKEIGINSLADLGLEFTAIDDPTTL